The sequence GATCTAGAAAGAAACCAATGAAAGAAATCTAAAGAAAAGATGTAAAACAAATATCACAATTATACACGATTGTGTTGCCTGGTCAGGCCCCAGCCAATGGCTGCCACTGTAAGCCCCTGATCAAGAGGCTAGAGGGAGAGCTGAACGCCACTAAAGAGGAGATGAGGACACAGATGCTGACGGTTCAGGAGCAAGTCTATACTAGGCTTGGGAGGATGGACCGCAAGAGCATACACCAGGTCTGTCTGCTACCAGTCAATTCAATTCAACTTTGTTGCACACATGGCTTTTTCTGTCTCATACAGAAAGACAAACTACAAATACAGCCTGTAAACCTCTATTAGAATTTGTGTGGACAATTGTGTGGAAATGACATGAATGACatatagatgtaggatcttattttgatcactcttttgtgaCTGAGAATTGTCCTGCAAccctgtagtgtatttgaggtttgaaaggcttctaaagtttgtaatatccacttaaaaatgtcagacttgatttgctgcgtcatttgtatttgattttttaTCCACCATTTTATCTCCATATTCCCCCTATAACGCAACACTTTTGAATGCTATTTGAGATGCAAGCTGCTGTTCGGCGTTGTGTTGATCAGATCAAAGTGCTGGATATGCTGACCCAGGAGAGGGTGGCAGCAGAGAGGATGGAGTGTCTCTACAGGATGGACCAGAGAGCTGCCCAGAGCAGAGAGGAGGCACAGAGGAGACAGGTATTGTATTACATGGCACAACCACACCCTTATATACCTTctgtctacatcccaaatggcactctattccctatatagtgtactacttttaaccagggccttaTTCACCCTTCTTAATAACGTCTGAAACGTATTCACAACATCTCTAACTAACATCTTCACTAACCCACATCCTGTGAAAACATGACAACATGTATTTCTGGTGTTCATTCACACACCAAGCAGGCAGCAGTGACCCTAACCCCTATGTTTCTCTGGTTGTTCACACACAAAACAGGCAGCAGtcaccctaatcctaaccctaacccctgggtttgcgtccctttgatattttaagtagaaattgtgcaccattTCTATTTTTTTAAGCCTgttaaattaacttttaatatagaccacatgaagAATTTAATAAATCAGATTTTTAATAAAGacattcagcattttgacatgttcCTCCTTTGTGACTTCTATGAAGATCTTATCCCACTTAATCGCAAAATTTCTCCAGGTTTgcaaagccctagttattttgttgctttgacaaagtaatttctgAAAATTATTATTTAGTTGATGggattagtgattaatttacatctgtccctcattttaaggtcaaccctgttacgtgaactgaactctcattttaatgtGTTGAAACTATTCCTTTTGAAATATTTTGTTTCTAAAGAAAAATGTAACATCTAATAGTAAAACTATAGTGTAAAACAGGTGAGCTGGTTGTACTCTTTTTGAACatgttctggtgttttgtggtggaaaagtGAGCAAGTCGAACATaacatgtcaaccctgttactcacagatagacaggctagaaatgttttaaacaTTTTGGGTGAAGCTTACTTTCAATTGTCTCtctctgttgcacacaacaaacTCCAGGGATTAATGGCTGTTTCGAGGTGAAATCATCCAccatgttacagtcaaccctgttactttatttggcacaacttctctagggtagggggcagcattcggaattttggatgaaaagcatgcccaaattaaactgcctgctactcgggccaagaagatatgatatgcatataactggtagatttggatagaaaacactctaaagtttccaaaactgttaaaatagtgtctgtgagtataacagaactgatttggcaggcgaaaacctgagaaaaatccattcaggaagtaggatttcttttggttttgtagttttctattcaatgccattacagtatccattgacttaggactcaaatcgctagcgtcccacataccctagaggtTTTAATAGGCACTTACTGTATTAATTTTCTTATTTAACCACCAGAAAAATTGTTTTTTATGacgttgaacatgtgctctttatgacagaatgtgaaaattaggtgaaatcaaaaGTTACACTACTCAGAAGGCACACAATTTGTGGAACGACCCCCCTATGTCTCTCTGGTGTTCACACCCCAAGCAGGCAGCAGCGACCCAGGAGTTGAAGAGGTGGTGCATGACTCAGATCCAGGATATGGACCTCCACCTCCCAGCCGACCCCCAGTACTACAAGCTGCTCCCCTCTCCGTCTGTGGGGGACGATGGAGACTCAGAGtgcctccccctgctctctgtcttctctgggGACAGCAGCAGCTCTCTGGCTACCTACGTCAACCTGCTGCCATGCCCCTCACCCTCAACCACCCACAATGCACATCACAGTCCGGCGATGGAGCAGGGCCAGGGTCAGGGGTCGGGCAGGAAGTACTTTGAGCTGAAGCTGGACAGATCACCAGGTGGGTGTTAGGAGGAGCATGATAATGAGGATGAGACATGGGAAGGTGGTTCCAGAAATCAAGTCACAATCTAAAAAAAAAAGTCCAATCGGATTTCTAAAGTAAGAATTTGTTTAACCTTGTCCCAAAATTTTTGGTGTTGAAGTTGTGGGGTTGACAGTAGGTCTAGGTCTTACACCTCTGGTTTAGAAAACGCACAAGCTTGAAAAACAAGCTCCTTTTCTCGGTCCTCGCTTCTCAGATAACTACCAGAACACTACTCTTCTCCCTCTGCCAGCTCACCACCATCACCCAGGAATCCTCCTGAGCTCTACCGCCCCCCGGTGTCAGCATCCAGAACGGCTCGACAATCACATTCCGGGGCTGATCTGGGAGGGCTGCTCCAGCAGTGTCAGCAGCAGCCAGTCTCCCACCAGCAACTGGAAGCAGGGCCGGGGCCAGGACAGTCATGGCTGGCACCACAGGAAGCACCTCCGGGACCGGATCAGGACGCGCGGCCTGATGAGACCACCCAGTGTCGGGACCAGGACCCTGGAGTTCTTCATGGACAGACCCCCTGAGCCCACATTCAGTCAGGAGAGAAACAACCTACACGCCATGGAGGTAACTGATGACAAGATAGCTGTGGTGAATACTATATCAATGGTTTCACATTGCCCTCTGGTGGGCTGTCAACCGATGATTCCTTTTCACTTCTGGGAAGGGGTTGTGTGTGGAGAAGGGGTAACTTCTTCTTCACTTACTTCATGTATCTTTGTTGCAGGTGACCCAGAGGTTCTTTGAGACAGTGTCCACTCAGCTGGAGTGCTGGTATGAGAGGAAGATCCAGGATGCCAAGCGGCAGGCAGAGCTCAGGGCACAGCAGGACAGGGCCGAACTCCTGCAGCGAATTAGAAGCCTGGAGGAGGAGCTTGAACAGCTCAGGATGACCAATGGGAGCACAGACAGTTGATGCCAACCGGGCTGACATGAGTTTGAgcagaggaagaggcgaagcgagagggtttactctgcccaaaatctgtccacgaaAATAAGACCACAAAGTGAGGAATTTTTTATGGAGGACAATGAGTCGAATTTGGTTAAGAAAAATTGAATTGCTTACTTGATCAAATAAAAGCATGTGGCATTTCGCCAActtaaaaaaaatacaacttaATCTGAGTTGTGCCTTTTGTTCACACGCGTATCTgtcctctcattggctagaatagTCCCACCTAATCTCGACTACTTTGGCCTGCCTTCCATCAAAGACAATACAgtgcttccatctttgaggacactCATTTCCAATGTTAGTGTTCActcgactatcttgtcaatataatagattgTCTTTGGTTTGACCCTTACCTTAACCTAATTGTAATGAAATATCACATCTGCTACGTTTTTCCCATTTATTgcttatacagtgccttgcaaaagtattcatccccattggcgtttttcctattttgttgctttacaacctgcaatttaaattgatttttatttggatttcatgtaatggacatacacaaaatagtccaaactggtgaagtgaaatgaaaaaaaaatgaaaaacggAAAAGAGGTGTGCGTGCatttgtattcaccccctttgctatgaagcccctaaataagatctggtgcaaccaattaccttcagaagtcacataattagttagatttcacacaggtggacattatttaagtgtcacatgatctgtgacatgatctcagtatacatacacctgttctgaaaggccccagagtctgcaacaccactaagcaaggggcaccaccaagcaagcagcaccatgaagaccaaggagctctccaaacaggtcagggacaaagttaaGGAGAAGGGTGTGGTTATAAAAAAATacccgaaactttgaacatcccacggggcaacattaaatccattattaaaaaaaggaaagaacatggcaccacaacaaacctgccaagagagggccgcccaccaaaactcacagaccaggcaaggagggcagtaatcagagaggcaacaaagagaccaaagataacccagaaggagctgcaaagctccacagtggagattggagtatctgtccataggaccactttaaggcgtacactccacagagctgggctttacggaagagaaAAAAGCCAttacttaaagaaaaaaataagcaaacatgtttggtggtcgccaaaaggcatgtgggagactccccaaatatatggaagaaggtactctggtcagttgagactaaaatgtagctttttggccatcaaggaaaacgctatgtctggcgcaaacccagcacctctcatcaccccgagaataccatccccacaatgaagcatggtggtggcagcatcatgctgtggggatgtttttcatcggcagggactgggaaactggtcagaattgaaggaatgatggatggcgctaaatacagggaaattcttgagggaaacctgtttca is a genomic window of Salvelinus namaycush isolate Seneca chromosome 15, SaNama_1.0, whole genome shotgun sequence containing:
- the LOC120060057 gene encoding ankyrin repeat domain-containing protein 6-like, whose product is MSDREAAQAHVLLSSQGHQTALHRAAMVGNCDIIDGLIKGGCALDLQDKDGNTALHEVSWHGFCQSVKLLVKAGADVHARNKAGNTALHLACQNANAQSAHVLLLGGSRPDIKNNVGDTCLHVAARYNHLAMIKILVGALCSVTEKNQAGDTALHMAAALNHKKTVQLLLEAGTDGNARNNAGKTALDKARDYNHKDVSLLLARAPQVHCFTRGRTVRKKRDRLKAERRTQSVTREEMLPNKDSGYMAEASHSSERLASRAGLNRAGLPHHHHHRLHCSKTSVTPTSPYHRRRRHKLFKEQALAEDTPRRRMNGHPDLHRKSRLCTYDEAPPHNGKTYQLYTLYRDKDGNVKQAPANGCHCKPLIKRLEGELNATKEEMRTQMLTVQEQVYTRLGRMDRKSIHQIKVLDMLTQERVAAERMECLYRMDQRAAQSREEAQRRQAAATQELKRWCMTQIQDMDLHLPADPQYYKLLPSPSVGDDGDSECLPLLSVFSGDSSSSLATYVNLLPCPSPSTTHNAHHSPAMEQGQGQGSGRKYFELKLDRSPAHHHHPGILLSSTAPRCQHPERLDNHIPGLIWEGCSSSVSSSQSPTSNWKQGRGQDSHGWHHRKHLRDRIRTRGLMRPPSVGTRTLEFFMDRPPEPTFSQERNNLHAMEVTQRFFETVSTQLECWYERKIQDAKRQAELRAQQDRAELLQRIRSLEEELEQLRMTNGSTDS